Proteins from one Candidatus Omnitrophota bacterium genomic window:
- the gguA gene encoding sugar ABC transporter ATP-binding protein — translation MENPVILETKNITKDFPGVRALDSVSFQLKKGEVLGLVGENGAGKSTLMKIFSGAYPANTYDGEISIEGKRCIFNGPKDSQGAGIAIIYQELNLIPELTVAENIFLAREPTVGKTDIVDRKKLFSQAKDLLDLLNIPIPAQEQIKNLSIGKQQMVEIAKALSYQAKILILDEPTSALTEQEVEVLLKLIDSLRARGVSMIYISHKLDEIFKITDTVTVMRDGKTVASRRTPELGRQEMVALMVGRNIEDMYPKKAAAEGDVVLEVKNLFVSHPFLAGEKVVKDVSFKVRKGEILGISGLMGSGRSELVTSIFGAFPADSTGEVHIGGKQVKIRSPYEAINYGLGLVTEDRKLFGLVLGMQVGENITLSCLEKLSWRQIIMRRRENELINKYIGALRVKTRSSETVVNTLSGGNQQKVVIAKWLATNPKILLLDEPTRGVDVAAKAEIYQLMTNLAGEGLGIVMVSSDLPEVVSMSDRILIMHEGRMVKELQKNEATQEKIMFYATGGK, via the coding sequence TTGGAAAACCCGGTTATTTTAGAGACTAAGAACATCACGAAAGACTTTCCCGGCGTCCGCGCCCTGGACAGCGTCTCTTTCCAGCTTAAGAAAGGCGAAGTCCTGGGATTGGTCGGCGAGAACGGTGCCGGTAAATCTACCCTCATGAAGATATTCAGCGGCGCGTATCCCGCCAACACTTACGACGGCGAGATCTCCATAGAGGGCAAGCGCTGCATTTTCAACGGCCCGAAAGATTCCCAGGGCGCCGGCATAGCCATCATCTACCAGGAATTGAACCTCATCCCCGAGCTTACGGTCGCGGAAAATATATTTTTAGCCCGCGAGCCGACGGTCGGAAAGACAGACATCGTCGACCGTAAAAAACTTTTCAGCCAGGCAAAAGACCTGCTCGACCTGCTGAATATCCCCATACCCGCCCAAGAACAAATAAAGAACCTGAGTATCGGCAAGCAGCAGATGGTCGAGATAGCAAAGGCCCTCTCCTACCAGGCGAAGATCCTTATCCTCGATGAGCCGACGAGCGCCCTGACCGAGCAGGAAGTCGAAGTCCTCTTGAAATTGATAGATTCGCTGCGCGCCCGCGGCGTCAGCATGATATATATCTCACATAAACTCGACGAGATATTCAAGATCACCGACACCGTGACCGTGATGCGCGACGGAAAGACCGTTGCCTCCAGGCGCACCCCTGAATTGGGCCGGCAGGAGATGGTCGCGCTCATGGTCGGCCGGAACATAGAAGATATGTATCCCAAGAAAGCTGCCGCGGAAGGCGATGTAGTCCTGGAAGTGAAAAATCTGTTTGTTTCCCACCCATTCCTTGCCGGGGAAAAAGTGGTCAAAGATGTGAGTTTTAAAGTGAGAAAAGGGGAGATACTCGGGATATCCGGCCTGATGGGCTCGGGCAGGTCTGAATTGGTCACTTCGATCTTCGGCGCATTCCCCGCGGATTCAACCGGAGAGGTGCATATCGGGGGCAAACAAGTCAAGATACGCTCCCCGTATGAGGCGATAAATTACGGCCTCGGGCTGGTGACCGAAGACCGCAAGTTATTCGGCCTCGTCCTCGGAATGCAGGTAGGGGAGAATATCACGCTCTCCTGCCTGGAAAAATTAAGCTGGCGCCAGATAATAATGCGGCGCCGGGAAAATGAGTTGATAAACAAATATATAGGCGCCTTGAGGGTAAAGACGCGCAGTTCGGAGACGGTAGTCAATACGTTGAGCGGCGGCAACCAGCAGAAAGTCGTCATCGCCAAATGGCTCGCCACCAATCCCAAAATTCTTTTACTGGACGAGCCGACGCGCGGCGTGGATGTCGCCGCGAAAGCCGAGATATACCAATTGATGACCAATCTTGCCGGCGAAGGATTGGGTATAGTCATGGTCTCCTCCGACCTTCCCGAAGTAGTGAGCATGAGCGACAGGATACTGATAATGCACGAGGGCCGGATGGTAAAGGAACTGCAAAAAAATGAAGCCACGCAGGAGAAGATAATGTTCTACGCGACGGGGGGCAAATGA
- a CDS encoding class I SAM-dependent methyltransferase, translating into MKQWYESLFENYAKKYDKECFVQGTVGECDFIEQEISRDKSLKIIDIGCGTGRHSIELTKRGYSVTGVDLSESQLIRAKEKAKELDLNIDFQKHDARNLPFEGEFDLAIMLCEGGFSLMETDEMNFEILKNATKALKDKGKFIFTTLNGLFPLFHSVKEFYESEAKEGNSACKNCSFDLMTFRDHNTVVFEDDAGAKKELTCNERYYVPSELTWLLKTLGYKKIDIFGAKLGAYSRNDKLTTGDFEMLVISQK; encoded by the coding sequence ATGAAGCAGTGGTACGAGTCATTATTTGAAAATTACGCCAAGAAATACGACAAGGAATGCTTTGTCCAGGGGACTGTTGGCGAATGTGATTTTATCGAGCAGGAAATAAGCCGGGATAAATCGCTAAAGATCATCGACATCGGTTGCGGCACTGGTCGCCATTCGATCGAATTGACAAAAAGAGGATATAGCGTAACTGGTGTTGATTTATCCGAGTCACAGCTTATAAGGGCAAAGGAAAAAGCAAAAGAACTTGATCTGAACATTGATTTTCAGAAACATGACGCCAGAAACCTTCCCTTTGAAGGCGAGTTCGATCTGGCGATCATGCTCTGCGAGGGTGGTTTTTCTTTAATGGAAACGGATGAGATGAATTTTGAAATATTAAAGAACGCGACAAAGGCGTTAAAAGATAAAGGCAAGTTTATATTCACGACATTGAACGGGTTATTTCCGCTTTTTCATTCCGTCAAAGAATTTTATGAGTCCGAGGCCAAAGAAGGCAATTCAGCGTGTAAAAATTGTTCTTTCGATCTGATGACGTTCCGGGACCACAACACCGTCGTGTTCGAGGACGATGCGGGAGCTAAAAAGGAATTAACCTGTAACGAGCGCTACTATGTGCCAAGTGAACTCACATGGCTTTTAAAGACGCTGGGGTATAAAAAGATCGATATTTTCGGCGCCAAGCTCGGGGCGTACTCAAGAAACGACAAGCTGACGACAGGGGATTTTGAGATGCTTGTTATTTCTCAAAAGTAG
- a CDS encoding ZIP family metal transporter — MGVLSNILISVFIVSAISLIGIFTLLFKNKSLDKLFFVLVSFATGSMLGAAFLDILPEAVEKASPEMVFGSVLLGIMVFFLMEKFLYWYHCHEGECDVHQFTYLNLVGDSIHNFLDGVIIAAAFLTSTSVGVIATIAIVMHEIPQELGDFGILVYGGFSKVKALIYNFITALTAVVGAVIAYFFLDKITGFTPFMLGIAAGGFIYISCTDLIPELNKERKVTKSAQQFVLMLLGMGLILAGKIFFKE, encoded by the coding sequence ATGGGCGTTTTATCCAATATATTAATAAGTGTTTTTATCGTAAGCGCTATTTCGCTTATAGGTATATTTACGCTGCTGTTCAAGAACAAGTCGCTCGACAAGTTATTCTTCGTGCTGGTGAGTTTTGCTACCGGCTCGATGCTCGGTGCGGCTTTTTTGGACATTCTTCCGGAGGCGGTGGAGAAGGCCTCGCCGGAAATGGTATTCGGGAGCGTGCTTCTCGGCATAATGGTCTTTTTTTTGATGGAGAAGTTCCTCTATTGGTATCACTGCCACGAAGGGGAATGTGATGTCCACCAGTTCACGTATTTGAATCTTGTGGGCGACAGCATACATAATTTCCTCGACGGCGTGATCATAGCAGCGGCCTTCTTAACGAGCACGTCGGTCGGCGTCATAGCGACAATAGCGATAGTGATGCATGAGATACCGCAGGAGCTGGGGGATTTCGGTATACTCGTCTACGGCGGCTTCAGCAAAGTCAAAGCGCTGATATATAATTTCATCACCGCCCTTACCGCAGTCGTCGGGGCGGTAATAGCGTATTTTTTCCTGGACAAGATAACGGGCTTTACGCCTTTCATGCTTGGGATCGCCGCGGGAGGCTTTATCTATATCTCCTGCACGGACCTTATCCCGGAACTTAACAAAGAAAGAAAGGTTACCAAGTCTGCACAGCAATTCGTCTTAATGCTGCTCGGAATGGGACTTATACTGGCCGGTAAGATATTCTTCAAAGAATAG
- a CDS encoding substrate-binding domain-containing protein, which yields MRYIKVVMVFLAITVLAANISYAAGANKKIKVGVSVATMKEAVYSFMKKAMMDNKDKYNAEIYWVAANNDEMAQVANVEDLLAQGIDVLILHPVNTVAAGSLVEKARKENVPVISMDRLPVNANVNCHVTANSFLVGQTQAKYLAEKLNGRGNVVILEGESGNDVAKEITAGNKDILKNYPGMKIVVDQTHKAWSRNLAMATTENALTNYNNDIQGISANNSGMIMGAVQAILAEGLKGKIITVGSDADKDSCQAIIDGTNSADVDKMPYHLGLISFQVAISIAKGAEIESDAMVQNGKYKVPVKFTPVRLITKENVKEMKDRWPDLKF from the coding sequence ATGAGATATATCAAGGTCGTGATGGTTTTCCTGGCGATAACGGTCCTGGCGGCAAATATCTCTTATGCCGCAGGCGCGAACAAAAAAATAAAAGTCGGCGTAAGCGTCGCTACGATGAAAGAGGCGGTATATTCTTTTATGAAGAAGGCGATGATGGATAATAAGGATAAATATAACGCGGAGATCTACTGGGTCGCGGCAAATAACGACGAGATGGCCCAGGTTGCCAATGTCGAAGACCTTCTGGCGCAGGGCATCGACGTCCTGATCCTGCACCCGGTCAATACGGTCGCGGCCGGGAGCCTCGTTGAGAAGGCGAGAAAAGAGAACGTGCCGGTAATCTCGATGGACAGGCTGCCGGTCAACGCCAACGTAAATTGCCACGTCACCGCTAACAGCTTCCTCGTCGGGCAGACGCAGGCTAAGTATCTCGCGGAAAAGCTTAACGGGAGGGGGAACGTCGTCATCCTCGAGGGAGAGTCGGGTAACGATGTTGCGAAGGAGATAACCGCCGGAAATAAAGATATCCTGAAGAATTATCCGGGCATGAAGATAGTCGTGGACCAGACGCATAAGGCGTGGTCGAGGAACCTGGCGATGGCTACAACCGAGAACGCGCTGACGAATTACAATAACGATATACAGGGTATATCGGCCAACAACAGCGGAATGATAATGGGCGCGGTCCAGGCTATCCTCGCCGAGGGCCTGAAAGGCAAGATAATCACGGTCGGCTCGGACGCGGACAAGGACAGCTGCCAGGCGATAATCGACGGCACGAACAGCGCCGATGTCGACAAGATGCCCTATCATCTGGGGTTGATCAGTTTTCAGGTTGCCATCAGCATCGCCAAAGGGGCAGAGATTGAATCCGATGCGATGGTCCAGAACGGAAAATATAAAGTGCCGGTAAAATTCACGCCGGTCCGCCTCATCACAAAAGAGAACGTCAAAGAGATGAAAGACCGCTGGCCCGATCTGAAATTTTAA
- a CDS encoding radical SAM protein — translation MKNYAFCNTCKDVVPVEHVEKDGKVYLRKSCPKCGTEEYLISSDAGLYNKKRDFMSIECGACALNCPSCNKHKEPDIVFIDTTNRCNMNCHICLNNVLSMGFKFEPRMEYFDRIFKHYAHRDPKPYIQLFGGEPTMRNDLFDIIKLGKSYGYSMRVVTNGLKLADEEYCNKLADLGAMINIAFDGLNREMYTKLRGHPEALDLKLKALGNLAKRKKAKVVLMSVVDKELNKNDMGEFLSYSLKNQHVIRGIYFMPLIHMWDAKQLDYDPERTTHEDVEHMVEDAVAGGNVEFVPLGSLFLTNLYKIYGIKNMPFLGVHPNCESITYLISDGEKYVSFSKYLKTSLFALINDLRALEKFAAGKYKGGKAGFSGKLALDMKLFNIFRKHLNFGAIVGKKGPAAYIKWAGMIGKLLTGKKAKEVLKNDTKLKGVLQIMILPFEDSKTTESERLSMCSSCFVYVDPDTDKIRTLPTCTWEKYKKPIMKKVAEKFNV, via the coding sequence ATGAAAAATTACGCATTCTGCAACACCTGCAAGGATGTAGTTCCGGTAGAGCACGTCGAAAAGGACGGCAAGGTCTACCTCCGGAAAAGCTGCCCCAAGTGCGGCACCGAAGAATACCTTATCTCCAGCGACGCAGGCCTCTATAACAAAAAACGCGATTTCATGAGCATCGAATGCGGCGCCTGCGCGCTCAATTGCCCGTCATGCAACAAGCACAAAGAACCGGACATCGTATTCATAGACACGACCAACCGCTGCAACATGAATTGCCATATCTGCCTAAACAACGTCCTTTCGATGGGGTTCAAGTTCGAGCCGAGGATGGAATATTTCGACAGGATATTCAAGCATTACGCCCACCGCGACCCGAAACCCTACATACAATTATTCGGCGGCGAGCCGACGATGAGGAACGACCTCTTCGATATAATAAAGCTCGGCAAGTCATACGGCTACTCGATGAGGGTGGTCACCAACGGGCTCAAGCTTGCCGACGAGGAATATTGCAACAAGCTTGCCGACCTCGGCGCGATGATAAACATCGCTTTTGACGGCCTCAACCGCGAGATGTACACGAAACTGCGCGGGCATCCCGAGGCGCTCGACCTGAAATTAAAGGCTCTTGGGAACCTCGCCAAGCGAAAGAAGGCCAAGGTCGTCCTGATGAGCGTCGTAGATAAAGAACTGAACAAGAACGACATGGGCGAGTTCCTCAGTTACAGTCTTAAGAACCAGCATGTCATCAGGGGCATATATTTTATGCCTTTGATACACATGTGGGACGCTAAACAGCTCGATTACGACCCGGAGAGGACAACGCACGAGGATGTCGAGCATATGGTCGAGGACGCGGTCGCCGGAGGTAATGTCGAGTTCGTGCCGCTCGGCTCGCTCTTCCTGACGAACCTCTACAAGATCTACGGTATCAAGAATATGCCTTTCCTCGGGGTCCATCCGAACTGCGAAAGCATAACTTATCTTATATCGGACGGCGAGAAATACGTATCTTTCTCGAAGTATCTCAAGACGTCGCTCTTCGCCCTCATAAACGACCTCAGGGCGCTTGAGAAGTTCGCCGCGGGAAAATATAAAGGCGGCAAAGCCGGCTTCTCCGGGAAACTGGCCCTGGACATGAAACTTTTTAATATTTTCAGGAAACACCTTAATTTCGGCGCTATCGTAGGGAAAAAGGGCCCGGCGGCTTATATCAAATGGGCCGGGATGATAGGGAAGCTGCTGACAGGGAAGAAGGCGAAAGAGGTATTAAAGAACGACACCAAACTAAAAGGCGTCCTGCAGATAATGATCCTGCCGTTCGAGGATTCCAAGACGACAGAATCGGAGAGGCTCTCGATGTGTTCCTCGTGTTTTGTTTATGTCGACCCGGACACAGATAAGATCAGGACACTGCCCACCTGCACGTGGGAAAAATACAAGAAACCCATCATGAAGAAGGTCGCCGAGAAGTTCAATGTTTAA
- a CDS encoding inner-membrane translocator, whose protein sequence is MKNQGKSGIGRVIIGKYGNLIGLVVLIVLTTILTNGMFFTQRNLINVLRQVSVNGILAVGMTLVIITGGIDLSVGSVVALTGIIAALLQPQGTAAAIVLTLLAGAAIGGCNGFFVTKFRIPSFIITLGMMTIARGLALVFSKGEAISGLNDSFSAISESYISPSVSLTVFAFLALLTVFLFVKERKSSGYERKIFTFNFIGAMSILFIAAAVAVLVWLIGFRGMPAGVAVFLGIAFLGAYTLNQTRFGRYVYAIGGNEEASRLSGINVKLVKFLVFLIMGVLAAVSGMVLAARLNSGVPTSGVMFELDAIASVVIGGTSLSGGYGSVGGSIIGAFIIGTLNNGMQLLHIDPFYQEIAKGVIIIGAVLMDRKKK, encoded by the coding sequence ATGAAAAACCAGGGTAAAAGCGGCATCGGCCGGGTCATCATCGGGAAATACGGCAATTTAATAGGCCTTGTTGTTTTGATAGTCCTGACGACGATATTGACGAACGGCATGTTCTTTACCCAGAGGAACCTTATTAATGTCCTGCGCCAGGTATCGGTGAACGGCATACTTGCCGTCGGCATGACGCTGGTCATCATCACCGGCGGCATCGACCTGTCTGTAGGTTCTGTGGTGGCCCTGACCGGCATCATCGCGGCGTTGCTGCAGCCGCAAGGGACCGCGGCGGCGATCGTCCTTACCCTGTTGGCAGGAGCGGCGATCGGAGGATGTAATGGTTTCTTCGTAACGAAATTCAGGATACCCTCATTTATCATTACCCTGGGCATGATGACGATCGCCAGGGGCCTTGCCTTGGTATTTTCAAAGGGCGAGGCGATATCAGGGCTTAACGACAGCTTCTCGGCTATAAGTGAAAGTTATATTTCTCCGTCCGTCTCCCTTACGGTCTTTGCCTTTCTAGCTCTCCTTACCGTATTCTTATTTGTTAAAGAAAGAAAAAGCTCAGGATACGAAAGAAAAATATTTACTTTCAATTTTATCGGCGCGATGAGCATCCTGTTTATTGCGGCTGCCGTCGCCGTCCTGGTATGGCTGATAGGGTTCCGCGGCATGCCCGCCGGTGTCGCGGTGTTTTTAGGTATAGCGTTCCTCGGCGCTTATACGCTTAACCAGACGAGGTTCGGCCGTTATGTATATGCTATCGGAGGCAATGAAGAGGCGTCGCGGCTCTCCGGCATAAACGTCAAACTGGTCAAGTTCCTGGTCTTTCTCATCATGGGCGTCCTGGCCGCGGTCTCGGGCATGGTCCTGGCCGCGCGCCTTAATTCCGGCGTCCCGACTTCGGGAGTGATGTTCGAATTGGACGCCATCGCCTCGGTCGTCATAGGCGGGACAAGCCTCTCCGGCGGTTACGGCAGCGTCGGCGGCTCGATAATAGGCGCTTTTATAATCGGGACGCTGAATAACGGGATGCAGCTATTGCACATAGATCCTTTTTACCAGGAGATCGCCAAGGGCGTCATAATCATAGGCGCGGTCCTGATGGACAGGAAAAAGAAGTAA
- the tadA gene encoding tRNA adenosine(34) deaminase TadA, whose amino-acid sequence MSKIDEIYMSEALKQAYEAFEADEVPVGAVIVHEGRIIARAHNQIEMLKDPTAHAEMIAITQAAAYLKSVRLPGCSIYATIEPCSMCAGALVLARVKHIYYGAKDPKTGACGSVFNIAGGKKLNHRVKATGGILAEDCGSLLTEFFRKQRKKGKK is encoded by the coding sequence ATGAGCAAGATCGACGAAATATACATGTCCGAAGCCCTCAAGCAGGCCTACGAGGCGTTCGAGGCCGACGAAGTGCCTGTCGGCGCCGTCATAGTCCACGAGGGGCGGATAATCGCGCGCGCCCACAACCAGATAGAGATGCTCAAGGATCCCACCGCGCACGCGGAGATGATAGCCATTACACAGGCCGCCGCGTATCTCAAAAGCGTGCGGTTGCCCGGATGTTCCATATATGCTACAATTGAACCGTGTTCGATGTGCGCCGGAGCGCTCGTGCTCGCGCGCGTGAAACATATATATTACGGCGCGAAGGACCCTAAGACAGGGGCTTGCGGCTCGGTCTTCAATATCGCAGGGGGCAAGAAACTGAACCACAGGGTCAAGGCTACCGGCGGGATCTTGGCCGAGGACTGCGGGTCATTATTGACGGAATTTTTCAGGAAACAAAGGAAAAAAGGGAAGAAATAG
- the typA gene encoding translational GTPase TypA, with protein sequence MIKQENIRNIAIIAHVDHGKTTLVDAILRQTHVQRNIEEMGECIMDSMDLERERGITIRAKNASVTYKGVKINIVDTPGHADFGGEVERILRMVDGVLLLVDAKDGPMPQTRFVLRKALELGLKAIVVINKVDLADAQIDDVLNRTFDLFVELNASDKQLDFPIIYASAIRGTATVDMRLPSENISPLLDTIIKKVDPPSVDPKAPLQILILALLGDFYKGKMGIGKITGGSLKVGSNAALIRKDGSKTVSKITAILTYEGLERIERESAIAGEIVAVAGFNDIGIGDTITDPENPVPLTPPEIDEPTVQMTFGVNKSPFAGREGKFVTSRAIRDRLFKETETNVSLRINETEASDTFLVSGRGELHLAILVEQMRREGFELQVSQPEVIYHEKGGIKQEPFEFLAIEVPAEYQGSVIEEVGRRKGKLKHVSQSATGSLHLEYQISTRGIIGLKGALMTKTRGMAVINHVFDEYKPVEEGAFNTGSRGSLVAIEPGVSTAYALENAQQRGELFIGPNVEVYEGMIVGENPRGEDMPLSPCKMKKLTNMRSSTSDIAVVLTPPRELTLELAIEYIGPDELVEVTPKSIRLRKKILDTLARKRAGRDNKE encoded by the coding sequence ATGATAAAACAGGAAAACATAAGGAACATAGCCATCATTGCGCACGTCGACCACGGTAAGACTACGCTTGTCGACGCCATATTGAGGCAGACGCACGTCCAGCGCAACATCGAGGAGATGGGCGAGTGCATCATGGACTCGATGGACCTGGAGCGCGAACGCGGCATCACGATACGCGCGAAGAACGCGAGCGTCACCTATAAGGGAGTGAAGATCAACATAGTCGATACTCCGGGCCACGCGGATTTCGGCGGGGAGGTCGAGAGGATCCTGCGCATGGTCGACGGCGTCCTGCTCCTGGTCGACGCGAAAGACGGCCCTATGCCGCAGACGCGTTTTGTCCTTCGCAAGGCCCTGGAGCTCGGCCTTAAGGCGATAGTGGTCATCAATAAAGTCGACCTTGCCGACGCGCAGATAGATGACGTGCTCAACAGGACATTCGACCTTTTTGTGGAACTTAACGCGAGCGACAAGCAATTGGATTTCCCGATAATTTACGCTTCCGCCATAAGGGGCACCGCGACCGTCGACATGAGGCTCCCCTCGGAAAATATTTCTCCGCTTCTCGATACAATAATCAAGAAGGTAGACCCCCCGAGTGTCGATCCGAAGGCGCCTTTACAGATATTGATCCTGGCCCTGCTGGGAGACTTTTATAAAGGGAAGATGGGGATAGGAAAGATCACCGGCGGCTCGTTAAAGGTCGGCAGCAATGCCGCGCTGATCCGCAAGGACGGCAGTAAAACAGTATCCAAGATCACGGCGATCCTGACATACGAGGGCCTCGAACGCATCGAACGCGAATCCGCCATAGCCGGAGAGATCGTGGCCGTCGCGGGTTTTAACGATATAGGGATAGGAGATACGATCACCGACCCGGAGAACCCCGTGCCGCTTACCCCTCCGGAGATAGACGAACCGACGGTCCAGATGACCTTCGGTGTAAATAAAAGCCCGTTCGCCGGAAGGGAAGGCAAGTTCGTCACTTCCCGCGCGATACGCGACAGGCTTTTCAAGGAGACCGAGACGAATGTCTCGCTCAGGATCAATGAGACTGAGGCCTCGGACACTTTTCTTGTATCCGGGCGCGGGGAGTTGCATCTCGCGATCCTGGTCGAGCAGATGCGCCGCGAAGGATTCGAGCTCCAGGTATCGCAGCCCGAGGTCATTTACCATGAAAAAGGCGGCATAAAACAGGAACCCTTCGAATTTTTGGCCATTGAAGTACCTGCGGAGTACCAGGGTTCGGTGATAGAAGAGGTCGGCCGCAGGAAAGGGAAATTAAAGCATGTCTCGCAGAGCGCGACCGGTTCGCTCCATCTAGAATACCAGATATCCACGCGCGGGATCATAGGGCTCAAGGGCGCGCTTATGACCAAGACACGCGGCATGGCGGTCATAAACCACGTCTTCGACGAATATAAACCAGTAGAAGAGGGAGCGTTCAATACGGGCTCGCGCGGCTCGCTGGTCGCTATCGAACCGGGCGTATCCACGGCTTATGCTCTGGAGAACGCGCAGCAGCGGGGCGAATTATTTATCGGTCCCAATGTAGAGGTCTATGAGGGGATGATAGTGGGAGAGAACCCGCGCGGCGAGGACATGCCGCTCAGCCCCTGCAAAATGAAAAAACTTACGAACATGAGGTCTTCCACCTCCGATATCGCGGTCGTGCTTACGCCGCCGAGGGAGTTGACCCTTGAGCTGGCTATAGAGTATATCGGGCCTGATGAACTTGTTGAAGTCACCCCGAAGAGCATACGCCTGCGCAAGAAGATACTGGATACGCTGGCCAGGAAACGCGCCGGCAGGGACAATAAGGAGTAG
- a CDS encoding YajQ family cyclic di-GMP-binding protein, producing the protein MAANFSFDIVSEIDLQEVDNAVNQAKKELSQRFDFRGSKSSIDYNREEKKITLIADDDFKLRSLQDILNGRMIKRNISIKALTYKEPEKAFEGTFRQVIELVSGLEREKQKELVKIIRDLNSKIQTQIEGEKIKVSSPKKDDLQTVISHLRSIDFPVALQFTNYR; encoded by the coding sequence ATGGCCGCGAATTTTTCTTTTGATATCGTCTCGGAGATAGACCTGCAGGAAGTCGATAACGCCGTAAATCAGGCGAAAAAGGAGCTCTCCCAGAGGTTTGATTTCAGGGGCAGCAAATCCTCCATCGATTATAACCGCGAAGAGAAGAAGATAACCCTTATCGCGGACGACGACTTTAAACTGCGCTCCCTCCAGGATATACTTAACGGCAGGATGATAAAACGCAACATCTCGATCAAGGCCCTTACCTATAAGGAGCCGGAGAAGGCGTTCGAGGGGACGTTCCGCCAGGTGATCGAGCTTGTGAGCGGGTTGGAGCGCGAGAAACAGAAGGAACTGGTGAAAATAATCAGGGACTTAAACTCCAAGATCCAGACCCAGATAGAAGGCGAAAAGATAAAGGTCTCTTCCCCGAAAAAGGACGACCTTCAGACAGTGATAAGCCACCTGCGCAGCATCGATTTTCCCGTCGCCCTGCAATTTACCAATTATCGGTAG